In Carya illinoinensis cultivar Pawnee chromosome 9, C.illinoinensisPawnee_v1, whole genome shotgun sequence, the following are encoded in one genomic region:
- the LOC122276838 gene encoding uncharacterized protein LOC122276838, translated as MTDRKRAMPFTTSSSAEKKMPFSSPEKGKGIMIGGQKPPFYSPCPKCGKFHPGECYRGYGVCYRCGKPGHMIRGCPNTKQGSGAGDRKPRPHIPAPILQTELLPRRVVVLIPDENTVSCTRLIKDCPLELEGRALKANLLVIGQMEFNLILRMDWLFKYYAKIACRKREVVFEPPTEDRMSYAGTSVKATPPLISALQARKCIDDGASAFLLITVEETTKTIGIQGIPVVEDFPEVFVDELPGLPTDREVEFQIELEPATTPTHKAPYRMAPTELKKLKLQLEELLKKGFIRPSSLP; from the exons ATGACCGATCGAAAGAGGGCCATGCCATTTACTACAAGCAGTAGTGCTGAGAAAAAGATGCCTTTTTCTAGTCCGGAGAAAGGCAAGGGAATAATGATAGGAGGACAGAAGCCGCCATTTTATTCACCATGCCCTAAGTGTGGTAAGTTTCATCCTGGAGAATGTTACAGGGGATATGGAGTCTGTTACCGATGTGGAAAACCAGGACATATGATTAGAGGTTGTCCTAACACCAAACAAGGTAGTGGAGCTGGTGATCGCAAGCCAAGGCCCCACATCCCAGCACCCAT tttgcagactgaactcTTACCACGACGGGTTGTAGTATTAATTCCCGATGAGAATACAGTATCTTGTACCCGTTTAATTAAGGATTGTCCGTTAGAGCTAGAAGGAAGGGCACTGAAGGCTAACTTGTTAGTAATCGGTCAGATGGAATTCAACCTGATTTTGAGGATGGACTGGCTTTTCAAGTACTACGCTAAGATAGCCTGTCGGAAACGAGAGGTTGTGTTTGAACCTCCAACTGAAGACAGGATGAGTTACGCAGGAACATCAGTTAAGGCCACCCCACCTTTGATCTCGGCGTTGCAAGCTAGGAAGTGTATCGATGATGGAGCCTCAGCGTTTCTATTGATAACTGTAGAGGAGACAACCAAAACTATAGGAATCCAAGGGATACCTGTGGTTGAAGACTTTCCTGAAGTTTTCGTTGATGAGTTACCTGGTTTACCAACGGATAGAGAAGTAGAATTCCAAATAGAGTTGGAGCCGGCAACAACTCCGACTCACAAGGCGCCATATCGTATGGCCCCTACCGAATTGAAAAAGCTCAAGCTACAATTGGAGGAACTTTTGAAGAAGGGTTTTATCCGCCCCAGTTCTTTGCCGTGA